One segment of Nitrospiria bacterium DNA contains the following:
- a CDS encoding SUMF1/EgtB/PvdO family nonheme iron enzyme — MKKDAFYYGTVIAFAAFFLMIVVFIYEAWETSRLDSKSQNVQVAQTSEEQIVPRDFSRFKTLADEDGSVMVLIPDGPFQMGSKASTGDLDEMPQHAVYLPAFYIDLKEITQAQFSKFSEDTHYPKPVVPVFQDDLSLITKPELPVVGISWNAAKDYCQWAGKRLPTEAEWEKAAGGDESFQWPWGNDIVEKAANLTGEEDGYKFLAPPGRFEAGRSPYGLYDMAGNAAEWVADWYDADYYKTAPFKTPKGPETGKFRVYRGGSWNDSSGNARVAKRFMAAPHQTSAVIGFRCAKDVIPGRP; from the coding sequence ATGAAGAAGGATGCGTTTTACTACGGAACGGTTATCGCCTTCGCTGCTTTTTTTCTCATGATCGTTGTCTTCATCTATGAAGCATGGGAAACCAGCCGCTTGGATTCCAAGTCTCAGAACGTGCAAGTCGCGCAGACAAGTGAAGAACAAATCGTCCCGCGGGATTTCAGCCGTTTTAAAACGCTCGCCGATGAGGATGGGTCCGTCATGGTTTTAATTCCGGATGGACCATTCCAAATGGGCAGCAAAGCTTCAACCGGGGATCTGGACGAAATGCCGCAGCATGCCGTTTACCTGCCGGCCTTTTACATCGATCTGAAAGAGATTACCCAAGCTCAATTCTCCAAATTCTCGGAGGACACCCATTACCCCAAGCCCGTGGTTCCCGTCTTTCAGGACGATTTGTCCTTAATCACCAAGCCCGAGCTGCCCGTGGTGGGCATATCATGGAATGCCGCAAAAGATTACTGTCAATGGGCAGGGAAACGGTTGCCGACCGAGGCCGAGTGGGAGAAGGCGGCGGGGGGAGATGAAAGTTTCCAATGGCCGTGGGGAAATGATATCGTCGAGAAGGCGGCCAATTTAACGGGGGAAGAGGACGGCTATAAATTCCTCGCCCCCCCGGGACGGTTTGAAGCGGGACGGAGCCCCTATGGCTTATACGATATGGCGGGCAATGCCGCAGAGTGGGTGGCCGATTGGTATGATGCGGACTATTATAAAACCGCCCCTTTCAAAACTCCAAAAGGACCGGAGACGGGAAAATTCAGGGTGTATCGCGGGGGTTCCTGGAATGATTCTTCGGGCAATGCGAGAGTCGCGAAGCGGTTCATGGCGGCCCCGCACCAGACCAGTGCGGTGATTGGATTTCGTTGCGCCAAAGATGTCATTCCCGGAAGGCCGTAA